A window of Dyella terrae contains these coding sequences:
- a CDS encoding histidine phosphatase family protein: MSIELLRHGDTGQRSYRGQLDDPLSELGWMQLREATYGRQWDIIITSSMQRCAAFASELASALQVPIQVDTRLVEYHFGDWQGVPIETLAEEQGDALGRFWSDPVRYPPPGGETFEMFAARLSAALDDVVAQYADARVLVVTHGGAIRWLRCRAERRDFGDMAAIDVPHASLHALAWTG; the protein is encoded by the coding sequence ATGAGCATCGAGTTGCTTCGTCACGGCGATACCGGGCAACGTAGCTACCGCGGACAACTGGACGACCCGCTGAGCGAGCTGGGCTGGATGCAGTTGCGCGAGGCGACGTACGGTCGTCAGTGGGACATCATCATCACCTCTTCGATGCAGCGCTGCGCGGCGTTTGCCAGCGAGCTCGCGAGTGCCCTGCAGGTGCCGATCCAGGTCGACACGCGTCTGGTGGAGTATCACTTTGGTGACTGGCAGGGTGTGCCCATCGAAACGCTGGCGGAGGAGCAGGGTGATGCCCTGGGACGGTTCTGGAGCGATCCCGTGCGTTATCCGCCACCCGGTGGCGAAACCTTTGAGATGTTCGCAGCCCGCTTGTCGGCGGCGCTGGATGATGTCGTCGCGCAATACGCAGACGCTCGCGTGCTGGTGGTGACGCATGGCGGCGCCATTCGCTGGCTTCGTTGTCGAGCAGAGCGTCGCGACTTTGGTGACATGGCCGCCATCGATGTGCCGCATGCCTCGCTGCATGCGCTGGCGTGGACGGGCTGA
- the cobT gene encoding nicotinate-nucleotide--dimethylbenzimidazole phosphoribosyltransferase, whose protein sequence is MEVNWIERPCRVVDRACEARALARQAMLTKPPGSLGALESAAVHLASLQGKDAPSLKNVWITVFAGDHGVAAEGVSAFPQAVTGEMVRNFARGGAAISVLARELGASLEVVNLGTVNDPGTCPGVRTVYLAPQTGNLAREAAMTDAQLAAALQAGADSVEAAHTADVQLFIAGDMGIANTTSATALACALLGESPQDMVGRGTGVDDAGLARKVAVVASALSLHADASDAREVLRRLGGFEIAAMVGAYIAAAQRGIPVLIDGFISSVAALAAVRLNPDSRCWMLFSHRSHERGHALVLAALAAKPLLDLQMRLGEASGAASAVPLLRLACALHNGMATFAEAGVSDGPA, encoded by the coding sequence ATGGAAGTGAACTGGATCGAGCGCCCATGCCGCGTCGTCGACCGTGCGTGCGAGGCAAGAGCCCTCGCGCGCCAGGCCATGCTGACCAAGCCTCCGGGCTCGCTGGGGGCGCTCGAAAGCGCGGCCGTCCATCTGGCATCGCTGCAGGGCAAGGATGCGCCCTCACTGAAGAACGTCTGGATTACCGTCTTTGCGGGCGACCACGGCGTGGCGGCCGAAGGGGTTTCTGCATTTCCGCAAGCGGTTACCGGAGAAATGGTGCGGAACTTCGCGCGCGGTGGCGCGGCCATCAGCGTCCTGGCGCGCGAACTCGGTGCCTCGCTGGAAGTGGTCAACCTGGGCACGGTCAACGACCCCGGGACATGCCCCGGGGTTCGCACGGTCTACCTGGCTCCGCAGACCGGCAATCTGGCCCGCGAGGCTGCGATGACTGACGCGCAGTTGGCTGCGGCGCTCCAGGCCGGAGCTGACAGTGTCGAGGCGGCGCACACGGCGGACGTCCAGCTCTTCATTGCGGGCGACATGGGCATCGCCAATACAACGTCGGCCACGGCGCTTGCCTGTGCGCTGCTTGGCGAGTCGCCCCAGGACATGGTGGGTCGTGGAACCGGCGTCGATGATGCCGGGCTGGCGCGCAAAGTCGCGGTTGTTGCATCGGCCTTGTCCCTCCATGCAGATGCGAGCGATGCGAGGGAAGTGTTGCGTCGACTTGGCGGCTTCGAGATCGCGGCCATGGTGGGTGCTTATATCGCTGCCGCTCAGCGCGGCATCCCGGTGCTGATCGATGGATTCATCAGCTCGGTGGCCGCGCTGGCCGCCGTTCGGCTGAATCCGGATTCGCGCTGCTGGATGCTTTTCTCGCATCGTTCGCATGAGCGTGGTCATGCCCTGGTCCTGGCCGCGCTGGCTGCCAAGCCGCTGCTCGATTTGCAGATGCGCCTGGGTGAGGCCAGCGGCGCCGCCTCGGCCGTGCCGCTGCTTCGCCTGGCCTGCGCCTTGCACAACGGCATGGCGACCTTTGCCGAAGCCGGCGTGTCGGATGGACCGGCATGA
- the cobU gene encoding bifunctional adenosylcobinamide kinase/adenosylcobinamide-phosphate guanylyltransferase, protein MKTLILGGARSGKSALAEQLAVNCGDDVVYVATAQPLDAAMAERIAHHRAQRPRYWHTIEEPMALAEALREHARPGRCILVDCLTLWLSNLIGSDDMARFERERDGFLACLADIPGELLLVSNEVGLGIVPLGELSRRFVDEAGRLHQRLGQTCDRVVFVAAGLPMTLKGSL, encoded by the coding sequence ATGAAGACACTGATTCTGGGTGGTGCGCGCTCGGGCAAGAGCGCGCTGGCCGAACAGCTGGCCGTGAACTGCGGCGACGATGTGGTTTATGTGGCGACGGCTCAGCCGCTGGACGCCGCCATGGCCGAACGTATCGCCCATCATCGCGCACAACGCCCACGCTACTGGCACACGATCGAAGAACCGATGGCGCTGGCCGAAGCTTTGCGGGAGCACGCGCGTCCCGGGCGATGCATCCTGGTGGATTGCCTCACGTTGTGGCTCAGCAATCTCATCGGCAGCGATGACATGGCGAGGTTCGAACGCGAGCGTGATGGCTTCCTGGCATGCCTGGCAGATATCCCGGGTGAACTGTTGCTGGTCAGCAATGAAGTGGGCCTTGGCATCGTGCCGCTGGGCGAACTGAGCCGGCGATTCGTCGACGAGGCGGGCCGGCTGCATCAACGATTGGGGCAGACCTGCGATCGCGTCGTCTTCGTCGCGGCGGGATTGCCCATGACACTCAAGGGAAGTCTTTGA
- a CDS encoding adenosylcobinamide-GDP ribazoletransferase: MMNAFLVALGFLTRIPVPHHVFDDERARRRSLAWYPAVGLVIGALLLVSHYVMRGWPPLVAASVLLLLWIVATGALHLDGLADSADAWIGGLGDRERTLAIMKDPRCGPAGVVALVSVLLLKFACLASLSSAWPALWVAPVLARSVLVGAFLGTPYVRAGGLGSRLGDGAGQASRIALAMVAFAILWLGWHAWLATAIVLALFAWWRHACVARLGGMTGDTCGALTELTEVAVLLVFAAAG; the protein is encoded by the coding sequence CTGATGAACGCCTTCCTCGTTGCGCTGGGTTTCCTGACACGCATTCCGGTGCCACATCACGTGTTCGACGATGAGCGCGCACGCCGTCGCTCGCTGGCGTGGTATCCGGCGGTGGGGTTGGTGATCGGCGCGTTGCTGTTGGTTTCGCACTACGTCATGCGAGGGTGGCCGCCGTTGGTCGCCGCGTCGGTGCTGCTTCTGCTCTGGATCGTGGCGACGGGCGCACTGCATCTGGACGGTCTGGCGGACAGTGCCGACGCGTGGATCGGCGGCCTGGGCGATCGTGAGCGCACCCTGGCGATCATGAAAGATCCTCGTTGCGGTCCGGCTGGTGTCGTTGCGTTGGTCTCCGTGCTTTTGCTGAAGTTCGCATGCCTTGCGAGCTTGTCTTCGGCATGGCCCGCGCTATGGGTTGCGCCTGTATTGGCCCGCTCAGTGTTGGTCGGCGCCTTTCTCGGCACGCCTTATGTTCGTGCGGGCGGGCTCGGTTCCCGGCTCGGTGATGGTGCGGGGCAAGCCTCGCGCATCGCACTGGCTATGGTGGCCTTTGCCATCCTGTGGCTCGGCTGGCACGCCTGGTTGGCCACGGCGATCGTCCTGGCGCTCTTTGCCTGGTGGCGCCACGCGTGCGTCGCGCGCCTTGGCGGGATGACGGGCGATACCTGTGGCGCGCTGACAGAACTGACTGAAGTGGCCGTGCTGCTGGTGTTCGCCGCCGCCGGCTGA